In the Patescibacteria group bacterium genome, TTTGCTCTAGGTAAAACGTCTAGAACATTTTTAGCTTTTTCTCTGTGGTGAACGGAGTCAACAGGAATTCCTACAATATTTCTTTCAGGATTAGCTGCATCATGCTCAGCTGTTGCCTCAGTCAAAAATTCTGGTGAATGCATAACAAATATCTCAGAGTTACCCTCTTGAATAGACTTTGTAGCCCCTGGTACAATGGTTGATTTAATAACTGCCACATTACCCTTACCGACAAGTTTAACAACATTTCTAATAATACTATCATCAAAACCCTCAGGTGTGCTTGGCGTTGGAACTGCAATAAAAACAATATCGCATTCTGATATTTTTTCTTTATTTTTATTAAATGGTGCATCAAGAGCATAGCGAACAACATCATATCCTCTTTTTTCAAAATCATCAGCATAAGATGAGCCAATCCATCCCTGCCCAATAAATCCTATTTTCATACTATTTATCCCAATCTTTAATTATTAGCTTCTTGTTCTTGCTGTCAATCTCCACCACTAATTTTTGCTTTTTTTGCCATCCAAACTC is a window encoding:
- a CDS encoding NAD(P)-binding domain-containing protein; translation: MKIGFIGQGWIGSSYADDFEKRGYDVVRYALDAPFNKNKEKISECDIVFIAVPTPSTPEGFDDSIIRNVVKLVGKGNVAVIKSTIVPGATKSIQEGNSEIFVMHSPEFLTEATAEHDAANPERNIVGIPVDSVHHREKAKNVLDVLPRA